The following proteins are co-located in the Pyricularia oryzae 70-15 chromosome 1, whole genome shotgun sequence genome:
- a CDS encoding calpain encodes MTDNDNNSRAPTAAADLPRLPSSLREAIINSLPRTAFYISEFLSEEEERQILSKIDAAPKPRWKQLTHRRLQPWPSDLVNNTLLDAPLPAWLEDPVVTRLAAIPLASTTEDSIFSDSPHRRPNHVLINEYPSGVGIMPHKDGPAYHPVVCTVSLGGSLCLNIHKSKDDGTLESEPSWRVLQEPRSLLITTHDLYTNYLHGIADVNADEGLSEATVANWDLLRSKEPFVGGRNERTVRTSLTYRDVLKVSKLGNKFGAFVNR; translated from the exons ATGACCGATAACGATAACAACTCTCGAGCTCCTACGGCCGCAGCTGACCTTCCCAGATTGCCCAGCTCACTGCGAGAGGCCATCATAAATTCTCTCCCACGGACTGCTTTTTACATTTCAGAATTTCTAAGCGAGGAGGAAGAAAGGCAGATCCTATCCAAG ATAGATGCGGCCCCCAAACCGAGATGGAAACAACTTACCCATCGTAGGCTTCAACCCTGGCCCTCAGACTTAGTCAACAACACTCTCTTGGATGCACCTCTACCGGCATGGCTTGAAGACCCTGTTGTAACTAGACTGGCGGCTATCCCCCTTGCCAGCACGACCGAGGACTCCATATTCTCCGACAGTCCACACCGTCGCCCGAACCATGTACTCATCAACGAATACCCTTCAGGCGTCGGCATCATGCCACACAAG GACGGACCAGCGTATCACCCGGTAGTTTGTACCGTCAGTCTTGGAGGCAGCCTTTGTCTCAACATACATAAAAGCAAGGACGATGGAACTCTAGAGTCTGAGCCCTCGTGGCGAGTGCTACAAGAGCCCAGAAGCCTTTTGATCACCACTCATGACCTTTACACGAATTATCTCCATGGTATCGCAGACGTAAATGCAGATGAAGGACTCTCCGAGGCAACCGTTGCAAACTGGGACCTTCTGCGATCCAAGGAACCGTTTGTTGGCGGACGCAACGAACGTACAGTACGGACGAGCCTCACATACAGAGACGTCTTGAAGGTTTCCAAGCTAGGCAATAAGTTTGGTGCTTTCGTCAATCGATAA
- a CDS encoding ankyrin repeat protein — MDAQNAVDAASRKPPASPEKAPAEHTKPTGNHTPKGPLSQKAPAEFNSSPPVRDSKANSHDDDGGADANSEAETIVLPGKDGQHSPSKTRKLIKHEAKSDTEESATAVIPPRKSHSVSKEPCEADKPSSKHAQSKDSAASDTTILKKKRPQGASDTLRSKGDASSNGLGSVSNSPPPAFSSSARSHIPQQPRRRRLSTAQSAPSDSESMRGHSPKSTVSHKDRLNPADKLLGHKRKAPKAESEDEAETHKARRQRTGTIDKDNGHTRRLDREHSAGNHNSNHGSVKTARSHHDDQSNPRVRSVSPASRAHRRSISTQLPGQSSTGPSHKKKRIPAPLQPTEYHSDDSSPAGSPRFRGSKLRRLATPAAAEVAISPAKAHHRKGHLDAHGQTQLARACAKGDYESSKQRLKERPEDLNVADFAGNTPLQIASLNGFDSIVKLLIDAGCQLDCVNNDKDTPLLDAVENGHAKVVKLLLEAGLNPRKANLNGEEPLDLVDDDDEETRRLLIEARQRMGDRRRASEEHQPRQTDGRDSHGPDSPRHSPATTIPPGASSGRRTGTVRANKTSNHLLYMPMDEKTLRQAAGRGDEETVMRILQVRVPSDDPEAMVAAARGGHDIIMNLLLALGNCNPDPAPVSSMSPDSATPMLAAIGQENIAVVELLLGQAGKFDPTRRFRGETYFEIAKRRQGPHWEDEYRILKKAYDDHRKSHKDSGKSTGRDLEKEQKRAAQSDSKDEQTSKIHKRKMSSPTGEPKKTPTAKLPNSPKEKRRLESATAHRERDDPLSPKRGPGRPRKDDRLPTISFNDRDSSPAMSKHSTKPKRAEADNAAISSEGEAVKPRRKLVSGKDLKGEREKQRRASMVSTASSLKEPSSPRDRDDITEKPRSEKFVDRAKQLKRDESRDRLSVSSEGSAKRHRSSATPPRASSDKDGGDGPAKRRKLDGEGLKEKKKAASSEDRPNKGTVSKDPSTRIRRDHDNEERRESIKPKKSDLKPDSITADRERKDSGKNKPASLDRNVVVKNEDTDVEMRDVGSIIPAATAPPEPEKTEGKAKTQAEIEAEEEAEARRLEEEEDMRIAEEEKRKQREERERRGREEEQKRKREAEEAEKRRKAEQEEQERRRKEEEERKRKAEEERKRKEAEAEELRKRKEEEDRRRKEEEEQKRKAEEEAKRIREAEEARQRAEEEERKKREEEERLRKEQLEREAAEAARKKREEEEERKEQERLREAERRRAAREAEAKRLFLEAEAVRLGKLPPLLRWLDTCAQPKATEIAQKFSMMQGVRYDCICPEATGKPEGREQWLLNTQVALLLGEKDLELSRYTAWERAPVSRIAKIVIWRVEADRYSLTSPNLYDLGRRLPSYYGNENLDKLSYKTIEKLRNEARQKFLDMDLFFVKASDLMFIIPTIPHLRNVKLSMAYRELPEDESLKLQPLHKWKTDPDANRNHGFAPGNKYYMNGALVHEKTAGLSTVSKTPFPENRTPRRGLVAVTPDDPEYAKMCMEQGLGHLVNGHSGSASPGMLNGTTPSPRTIVRRPSTSQAQTNGIESQPTSPVMNGTGRHRLPSGAPPHNPTTPTVPATNPLNGTTIEADKKGLPLVVNGINGITTTNGDSTPGNATI; from the exons ATGGACGCGCAAAATGCTGTCGACGCCGCCTCCAGGAAGCCACCCGCTTCTCCCGAGAAGGCTCCAGCAGAGCACACTAAACCAACAGGAAACCATACTCCGAAAGGACCATTGAGCCAGAAAGCACCAGCCGAATTCAACTCTTCACCTCCAGTCAGGGACTCGAAGGCGAACAgtcacgacgacgatggcggTGCTGATGCAAATTCTGAGGCTGAGACCATAGTGCTGCCTGGCAAGGATGGTCAACACTCTCCATCCAAGACGCGCAAGTTGATCAAGCATGAAGCCAAGAGCGACACGGAGGAGAGCGCAACGGCAGTAATCCCCCCTCGCAAGTCCCACAGCGTGTCCAAGGAACCCTGCGAGGCCGACAAACCAAGCAGCAAACATGCGCAATCCAAGGACAGTGCTGCGTCGGACACGACCATTCTGAAAAAGAAGCGTCCACAAGGTGCTTCCGACACGCTGCGGAGCAAAGGCGATGCCAGTAGCAACGGCCTTGGCTCTGTCTCCAACTCACCACCACCTGCGTTTTCGTCTTCAGCTCGCTCTCACATTCCTCAGCAACCTCGCCGGCGTCGTCTGTCTACGGCCCAGTCTGCGCCTTCCGACTCCGAGTCGATGCGAGGGCACTCCCCAAAGTCAACAGTCAGTCATAAAGACAGGCTAAACCCCGCGGATAAGCTGCTTGGGCACAAGAGGAAAGCCCCAAAAGCCGAGTCTGAGGACGAAGCTGAAACTCACAAAGCTCGACGCCAACGTACTGGTACCATTGACAAGGACAATGGTCACACCAGGCGTCTTGATCGTGAGCACAGCGCCGGCAATCACAACTCAAACCACGGTTCTGTGAAGACAGCGAGGTCGCATCATGATGATCAGTCAAACCCGCGCGTTAGGTCTGTGTCACCAGCAAGTCGCGCACATCGACGCAGCATATCGACCCAGCTACCAGGTCAATCCTCGACGGGACCCAGtcacaagaagaagagaatACCGGCGCCTCTTCAGCCTACGGAGTACCACTCGGATGATTCATCACCAGCAGGAAGTCCTCGGTTTCGCGGTTCCAAACTCCGCAGGCTGGCAACGCCTGCCGCTGCCGAAGTGGCCATCTCGCCCGCCAAGGCACATCATCGCAAGGGTCATCTCGATGCTCATGGACAAACTCAGCTTGCTCGGGCTTGCGCCAAAGGTGACTACGAGTCTAGCAAGCAGAGACTCAAAGAGCGCCCGGAGGACCTCAATGTTGCAGACTTTGCGGGCAATACGCCACTTCAGATCGCGTCGCTTAATGGGTTTGACTCGATTGTCAAACTGCTCATCGATGCAGGCTGCCAGTTAGACTGCGTTAATAATGACAAAGACACGCCTCTTCTCGATGCCGTTGAGAACGGACATGCCAAAGTTGTGAAACTTTTGTTGGAGGCCGGTTTAAATCCTCGGAAAGCAAACCTGAATGGCGAGGAGCCACTTGATTTggtcgacgatgatgacgaagAGACGAGGAGGCTTTTAATAGAGGCGAGGCAGAGAATGGGCGACCGCCGTAGGGCTTCCGAGGAGCATCAGCCAAGGCAGACCGACGGTCGAGATTCGCACGGGCCCGACAGCCCGCGACACTCACCAGCCACCACCATACCACCTGGAGCTTCTTCTGGTAGGAGGACTGGTACAGTGCGCGCCAACAAGACGAGCAACCATTTGCTGTACATGCCAATGGATGAGAAGACGTTGCGTCAAGCCGCGGGTCGTGGTGATGAAGAGACCGTAATGAGAATTCTGCAAGTCCGTGTCCCTTCTGACGACCCAGAGGCCATGGTAGCTGCTGCGCGCGGGGGTCATGATATTATTATGAATCTCCTTTTAGCTCTGGGCAACTGCAACCCAGACCCAGCCCCTGTGAGCTCCATGTCGCCTGACTCGGCCACGCCTATGCTCGCCGCAATTGGTCAGGAAAACATTGCGGTAGTTGAGCTTCTTCTGGGCCAGGCTGGCAAATTTGACCCGACTCGTCGGTTCAGAGGAGAGACGTACTTTGAAATCGCAAAAAGGCGACAGGGACCACACTGGGAGGACGAGTATCGCATTTTGAAAAAAGCCTACGATGACCACAGGAAATCGCACAAGGATTCCGGGAAATCAACGGGACGCGATTTGGAAAAGGAGCAAAAGCGTGCAGCCCAGTCAGACTCGAAAGACGAACAGACGTCGAAGATACATAAGCGCAAGATGTCTAGCCCCACGGGCGAGCCGAAAAAGACACCAACTGCCAAGTTGCCCAATAGccccaaagaaaaaagaaggttAGAATCAGCGACGGCGCACCGTGAGCGCGACGACCCTCTATCACCGAAACGCGGCCCTGGCCGGCCGAGGAAGGATGACCGGCTCCCCACAATTTCCTTCAACGACCGCGATTCTTCACCAGCAATGTCGAAACACTCCACGAAGCCGAAGCGGGCCGAGGCTGACAACGCGGCCATTTCATCAGAAGGCGAGGCAGTGAAGCCGAGGAGGAAGTTGGTGTCGGGTAAGGACTTGAAGGGCGAGAGGGAGAAACAAAGGCGCGCTAGCATGGTGTCAACAGCATCTTCGCTCAAAGAACCCTCGAGCCCGCGGGACAGAGACGACATCACAGAGAAGCCCAGATCGGAGAAGTTTGTTGACAGGGCCAAACAGCTCAAGAGGGACGAGTCGCGTGACCGTCTCTCAGTTTCCAGTGAAGGATCGGCCAAACGTCATCGTTCTAGTGCGACACCTCCACGGGCGTCTTCTGACAAGGATGGTGGTGACGGACCTGCAAAAAGACGGAAGCTTGATGGTGAAGGtctgaaggaaaagaagaaggcagCTTCATCGGAAGATCGTCCCAACAAGGGAACAGTCTCAAAAGACCCCTCGACCAGGATTCGAAGGGACCACGACAACGAAGAGCGCAGGGAGTCCATCAAGCCCAAGAAGTCTGACCTAAAGCCAGATTCAATCACAGCCGATCGCGAACGTAAGGACTCTGGTAAGAACAAACCAGCAAGCCTGGATAGAAACGTCGTCGTTAAGAATGAGGATACCGATGTTGAGATGCGTGATGTCGGATCAATCATCCCCGCGGCTACGGCTCCCCCAGAGCCCGAGAAGACTGAAGGGAAGGCCAAGACCCAGGCCGAAATCGAAGCAGAGGAAGAGGCTGAGGCTAGAAGGttagaggaggaggaagacaTGAGGATAGCGGAAGAAGAGAAGCGCAAGCAACGCGAAGAGCGCGAGCGCCGTGGCCGCGAGGAAGAGCAAAAACGAAAACGCGAAGCAGAGGAAGCTGAAAAGAGACGCAAAGCGGAACAAGAAGAGCAAGAGCGGAGGCggaaggaggaggaagaaagGAAACGCAAGGCCGAAGAGGAGAGGAAGCGAAAGGAGGCAGAAGCTGAGGAATTGAGGAAACGGAAAGAGGAGGAAGACCGGAGGCggaaggaggaagaggagcaaAAGCGTAAGGCTGAGGAGGAGGCCAAACGTATTCGCGAGGCTGAGGAGGCCCGGCAGCGGGCTGAGGAAGAGGAGAGGAAGAAGCGTGAAGAGGAGGAGCGACTTCGCAAGGAGCAGCTCGAAAGGGAGGCTGCTGAGGCCGCGCGCAAGAAGcgagaggaggaggaagaacgCAAAGAACAGGAACGTCTACGAGAAGCCGAGCGGCGACGAGCAGCCAGGGAAGCCGAAGCGAAACGACTGTTTCTCGAGGCAGAGGCGGTGCGTCTTGGCAAATTACCGCCTTTGCTGAGGTGGCTCGATACCTGTGCACAACCAAAGGCTACGGAGATAGCCCAAAAGTTCAGCATGATGCAAGGTGTTCGGTATGATTGTATTTGCCCAGAGGCCACGGGCAAGCCGGAGGGTCGGGAGCAGTGGCTGCTGAACACACAGGTTGCGCTGCTCCTTGGCGAGAAGGACCTGGAACTATCGAGATACACGGCCTGGGAGCGAGCGCCCGTGTCTCGGATAGCCAAGATCGTCATCTGGCGTGTGGAGGCCGATCGATATTCTCTGACGAGTCCCAACCTCTACGATCTGGGGAGACGACTGCCAAGCTACTATGGTAACGAGAATCTCGACAAACTGAGCTACAAGACGATCGAGAAGCTACGAAACGAAGCTCGACAAAAGTTCCTGGATATGGACTTGTTCTTCGTCAAG GCCTCCGATCTAATGTTCATCATCCCCACTATCCCTCACCTCCGCAACGTTAAGCTCAGTATGGCGTATCGGGAACTGCCAGAGGACGAGTCACTCAAGTTGCAGCCACTCCACAAGTGGAAGACGGACCCGGATGCAAATCGAAATCATGGGTTTGCGCCCGGTAACAAGTACTATATGAATGGTGCATTGGTGCATGAGAAGACGGCTGGGCTCAGCACCGTCAGCAAGACCCCATTTCCCGAGAACCGTACCCCCAGGCGAGGGTTGGTGGCCGTGACGCCAGATGACCCCGAATATGCGAAGATGTGCATGGAGCAAGGATTGGGACATCTGGTCAATGGACACAGCGGATCCGCATCCCCTGGTATGCTCAACGGCACCACGCCTTCCCCGCGCACTATAGTCCGGCGTCCATCGACGTCGCAAGCGCAAACGAACGGCATAGAATCACAGCCTACATCCCCGGTCATGAATGGGACCGGCCGCCATCGACTACCCTCCGGTGCACCGCCGCATAATCCCACCACACCGACGGTACCAGCCACAAACCCCCTCAACGGTACGACTATCGAGGCAGACAAAAAGGGTCTCCCATTAGTGGTCAACGGTATTAACGGCATCACCACTACTAACGGCGACTCCACGCCTGGCAACGCCACAATATAA